One genomic segment of Caballeronia sp. TF1N1 includes these proteins:
- a CDS encoding cytochrome P450, giving the protein MNAASVTASLREIDDLPSPRGLPLAGNLFQLPPSTHHLTLERWAKELGTPYRFKLGRVPIVVWSDFELSQAVLRERPHRYRRYGPLETLFDEVGCNGLFSIEGEAWGPQRRLVMQALSVPHIKAFYPTLAAITERLRRRWESAAREGRIVEMNDDLKRYTVDVTSALAFGEDPNTLEKERGVIQEHLSQLLPMIMTRLSTPFPYWRYMRLPRDRRFDRAMAEVHRYVRGLMSRSRERMRDEASALEPRNLLEAMLALRDAPESGLTDDEVAANVMTMLVAGEDTTVASLAWGLLFLGGDEALQTRIATHAKCTFGDARVCPSYQTMRELDLCEAVCTEASRLHPVAPYLSLEPLAEVELQGVRLPAGTKLFFLNRPAMLDESHFSDPARYDPDRWLREHRLQAGEHANQGTHDPRAYLQFGAGPRVCPGRHLAAVEMRLVISMLTANFTARLAQDAADIHEVCNFTVVPNRMPMRLALRPT; this is encoded by the coding sequence ATGAATGCCGCGTCCGTCACAGCGTCTTTGCGCGAAATCGACGACTTGCCTTCGCCGCGCGGCTTGCCGCTCGCGGGCAATCTCTTTCAATTGCCGCCGTCGACTCATCATCTGACGCTCGAGCGATGGGCGAAGGAACTGGGCACGCCGTATCGCTTCAAGCTCGGCCGCGTGCCTATTGTCGTGTGGTCGGATTTCGAGCTGTCGCAAGCGGTTTTGCGTGAACGTCCGCATCGTTATCGGCGTTACGGTCCGCTCGAAACCTTGTTCGATGAAGTCGGCTGCAACGGTCTCTTTTCCATCGAAGGCGAAGCGTGGGGGCCGCAGCGTCGGCTCGTGATGCAGGCGCTGTCCGTGCCGCATATCAAGGCGTTTTATCCGACGCTGGCCGCGATCACCGAGCGTTTGCGGCGGCGCTGGGAGTCAGCCGCGCGCGAGGGACGTATCGTCGAGATGAACGACGATTTGAAGCGCTATACCGTCGATGTCACGAGCGCGCTCGCATTCGGCGAAGACCCGAACACGCTGGAAAAAGAACGCGGCGTCATCCAGGAGCATCTCTCGCAGCTTCTGCCGATGATCATGACGCGCCTCTCCACGCCGTTTCCCTACTGGCGCTATATGCGGCTGCCGCGCGACCGCCGATTCGATCGTGCAATGGCCGAAGTGCATCGCTATGTGCGTGGCTTGATGTCGAGATCGCGCGAGCGCATGCGTGACGAGGCATCTGCACTCGAGCCGCGCAATTTGCTCGAAGCGATGCTCGCGCTGCGTGACGCGCCCGAGTCCGGCCTCACCGATGACGAAGTCGCCGCCAATGTCATGACGATGCTCGTCGCGGGCGAAGACACGACGGTGGCATCGCTCGCATGGGGACTCCTGTTCCTCGGCGGCGATGAAGCCTTGCAGACGCGCATCGCGACGCATGCAAAATGCACGTTCGGCGACGCGCGCGTTTGTCCGAGTTATCAGACAATGCGCGAACTCGATTTATGCGAGGCCGTCTGCACGGAGGCGAGCCGACTGCATCCGGTGGCGCCGTATTTGTCGCTGGAACCGCTTGCGGAAGTGGAGTTGCAGGGCGTGCGGCTACCCGCGGGCACCAAGCTCTTTTTTCTGAATCGTCCCGCGATGCTCGACGAAAGCCACTTCAGCGATCCCGCGCGCTACGATCCGGATCGCTGGCTGCGCGAGCATCGGCTGCAGGCGGGCGAGCACGCAAATCAGGGAACGCACGATCCACGTGCTTATCTGCAATTCGGCGCGGGGCCGCGCGTGTGTCCGGGACGGCATCTGGCAGCGGTCGAAATGCGGCTAGTCATTTCGATGCTCACGGCGAATTTCACGGCGCGCCTGGCTCAGGATGCCGCCGATATTCACGAGGTCTGCAACTTCACGGTGGTGCCGAATCGCATGCCGATGCGGCTCGCTTTGCGGCCCACTTGA
- a CDS encoding CaiB/BaiF CoA-transferase family protein, giving the protein MSGPLKGIRVIEIGTLIAAPFAARMLAEFGAEVIKIETPNGGDPLRKWRKLHEGTSLWWYLQSRNKKSVCVNLKSPEGADVIKRLAADADVVIENMRPGALEKLGLGWDVLHAINPKLTMVRISGYGQTGPYRDRPGFGAIGEAMGGIRYTTGDADGLPARVGVSLGDSLASLHGVIGALMSLLRVKTGQGDGQVVDVSLVESVFNLMESLVPEYDLLGHVRERSGGALPGIAPSNTYRTEDGGFVVIAGNSDPIYKRLMNVIDRPDLADDPALAHNDGRVRQSAMLDEAIAAWTTHHAMEDVLDTLAVAEVPAGRIYSVADIIDDAHYQARDMLLQADLPGGASVKMPGIVPKLSDTPGEVRWQGPTLGEHTQSVLESLGFDASEVQRLRAEGAVQ; this is encoded by the coding sequence ATGAGCGGACCCCTCAAGGGCATTCGCGTCATCGAGATCGGTACCCTCATCGCGGCGCCTTTCGCGGCGCGCATGCTGGCCGAATTCGGCGCCGAAGTCATCAAGATAGAAACCCCCAACGGCGGCGATCCCTTGCGCAAATGGCGCAAGCTCCATGAAGGCACGTCACTCTGGTGGTATCTGCAGTCGCGCAACAAGAAATCCGTGTGCGTGAATCTCAAGTCGCCGGAAGGCGCGGACGTCATCAAGCGTCTTGCGGCGGATGCGGACGTCGTCATCGAAAATATGCGGCCGGGCGCGCTCGAAAAGCTTGGCCTTGGCTGGGACGTTTTGCATGCAATCAACCCCAAGCTCACGATGGTACGCATTTCCGGCTACGGTCAGACGGGCCCGTACCGTGACCGGCCGGGCTTCGGCGCAATCGGCGAAGCGATGGGTGGCATTCGGTATACAACCGGCGATGCCGATGGCCTGCCCGCGCGCGTCGGTGTCAGTCTTGGCGACTCACTGGCGTCGCTGCATGGCGTGATCGGCGCGTTGATGTCCCTGTTGCGCGTCAAGACCGGACAAGGCGACGGTCAGGTGGTCGATGTCTCGCTCGTGGAAAGTGTTTTCAACCTGATGGAGAGCCTCGTACCCGAATACGATTTGCTCGGGCATGTACGCGAGCGCAGCGGCGGCGCGCTGCCGGGAATCGCGCCATCGAACACCTATCGGACCGAGGACGGCGGCTTCGTCGTGATCGCAGGCAACAGCGACCCGATCTACAAGCGTCTGATGAACGTGATAGACCGCCCCGATCTCGCCGACGATCCCGCGCTCGCGCACAACGATGGTCGTGTGCGGCAGAGTGCGATGCTCGACGAAGCCATCGCGGCGTGGACCACGCATCATGCAATGGAGGATGTGCTCGACACACTCGCCGTTGCGGAAGTCCCTGCGGGACGCATCTATTCCGTTGCGGACATCATCGACGACGCGCATTACCAGGCGCGCGATATGTTGCTGCAGGCCGACTTGCCGGGCGGTGCATCGGTGAAGATGCCGGGAATCGTGCCGAAACTGTCGGATACGCCAGGCGAAGTGCGCTGGCAAGGACCGACGCTTGGCGAACATACGCAATCGGTGCTGGAATCGCTCGGCTTCGATGCAAGCGAAGTGCAAAGGCTTCGTGCCGAAGGAGCGGTTCAATGA
- a CDS encoding FAD-binding oxidoreductase has product MVSKVVIVGGGVIGSSTAYFLRLMDPGVQVTVIERDPTYARSSSALSAASIRQQFSTPLSVRMSLFGIEFLRSIGERLEVNGERPSVDLHEGGYLFLATPPGLSTLQENHALQCELGADITLLDPASLRARFPWLNTKDLAAGAFGETGEGWFDGYGLVQALRRKAQALGARYVAAEVTDIECQGGQAKRVLASNGEAFACDVVVNAAGAWSRRIAAMLDIDIPVYARRRSIFNVSSPAVLEGCPLLIDPSGVYFRPEGRTFICGTSPSADNDPDDLPLDEVDHALFDDVIWPTLAHRVPGFEALRVERCWSGYYEYNVFDQNAIIGAHPHIENCLFANGFSGHGLQQGPATGRGLSELILHGKYITLDLSSLDWARVLTGRPIIEKNVV; this is encoded by the coding sequence GTGGTGTCTAAGGTTGTGATCGTTGGCGGCGGCGTGATCGGCAGTTCGACCGCGTACTTTCTTCGCTTGATGGATCCAGGCGTGCAAGTCACGGTGATCGAGCGCGATCCGACTTACGCGCGCTCGTCGTCGGCGTTGTCTGCGGCGTCGATCAGACAGCAATTCTCGACGCCGCTTTCCGTGCGTATGTCGTTGTTCGGTATCGAGTTCTTGCGGTCGATTGGCGAGCGCCTCGAAGTGAACGGCGAACGGCCTTCGGTCGATCTGCACGAAGGCGGCTATCTCTTTCTAGCGACGCCGCCGGGCCTGTCCACGCTGCAAGAGAACCATGCGCTGCAATGCGAACTCGGCGCGGATATCACCTTGCTCGATCCCGCTTCCCTGCGCGCGCGCTTCCCTTGGTTGAATACAAAAGACCTTGCGGCGGGTGCGTTCGGCGAGACCGGCGAAGGCTGGTTCGACGGCTATGGTCTCGTCCAGGCGCTACGACGCAAGGCTCAGGCCCTGGGCGCGCGTTACGTGGCGGCCGAAGTGACGGATATTGAATGCCAAGGCGGCCAGGCGAAGCGCGTGCTTGCCTCGAACGGCGAAGCGTTCGCATGCGATGTCGTCGTCAACGCGGCGGGCGCTTGGTCGCGCCGGATTGCGGCAATGCTCGACATCGATATTCCGGTGTATGCGCGGCGGCGCAGCATTTTCAACGTATCGTCGCCTGCGGTGCTCGAAGGCTGTCCGTTGTTGATTGATCCGAGTGGCGTCTACTTTCGCCCTGAGGGACGCACGTTTATCTGCGGCACATCGCCTTCGGCGGACAACGATCCGGACGACCTGCCGCTCGATGAAGTCGATCACGCGCTTTTTGACGATGTCATTTGGCCGACGCTTGCGCACCGCGTTCCGGGATTCGAAGCGCTGCGCGTGGAACGATGCTGGTCTGGGTATTATGAATACAACGTGTTTGACCAGAATGCGATCATCGGGGCCCACCCGCACATCGAGAATTGCCTTTTTGCCAATGGGTTTAGCGGACACGGCTTGCAACAAGGACCCGCAACGGGACGGGGCTTGAGCGAACTTATCTTGCATGGAAAATACATCACGCTGGATTTATCTTCGCTCGATTGGGCGCGCGTGTTGACCGGCCGGCCGATCATTGAAAAAAACGTGGTTTGA
- a CDS encoding sugar phosphate isomerase/epimerase: MSTRKLSLSALTVLELTPPQMVECAAKAGYDYVGLRLLPATDTEVRHDIIGDTPLVRETLAALKDTGIGVLDTEILRLKPDTDVTAYEPMLATAAELGARYVLVAGNDPDESRTAERLAQLCDLARPYGLSPSLEPMPWTDAKDIVQAARIVKAAERNNTGLIIDPLHFDRAGSSTQTLSELPREYFGYVQFCDAPAERPTDLETLLFQARCERMIPGEGGIDLAGILHALPEDLPLSLEIPTQQWAKTASALERAKRMREATLALLDEVYAGH; this comes from the coding sequence ATGTCCACACGAAAACTTTCGCTCTCAGCTTTGACCGTGCTCGAATTGACGCCGCCGCAGATGGTCGAATGCGCGGCGAAGGCGGGCTATGACTATGTCGGCCTGCGCCTTCTTCCGGCGACCGATACCGAAGTGCGGCACGACATCATCGGCGATACACCGCTCGTGCGCGAGACGCTCGCGGCGTTGAAGGACACCGGCATTGGCGTGCTCGACACGGAAATTCTCCGCCTCAAACCCGACACCGATGTAACCGCGTACGAGCCGATGCTTGCGACCGCCGCCGAACTTGGCGCGCGCTATGTGCTCGTCGCGGGCAACGATCCCGACGAGTCGCGCACCGCCGAGCGTCTCGCGCAGTTGTGCGATCTGGCGCGTCCGTATGGCCTCTCGCCATCGCTCGAACCGATGCCGTGGACCGACGCTAAGGACATCGTGCAAGCCGCGCGCATCGTGAAGGCGGCGGAACGCAACAACACGGGGCTGATCATCGATCCGCTTCACTTCGACCGCGCGGGGTCGTCGACCCAGACGCTGAGTGAGTTGCCGCGCGAGTATTTCGGCTATGTGCAGTTCTGCGACGCGCCCGCCGAGCGCCCGACCGACCTCGAAACACTACTTTTCCAGGCGCGCTGCGAGCGGATGATTCCGGGTGAAGGCGGTATCGACTTGGCTGGCATTTTGCATGCACTGCCGGAAGACTTGCCGCTTTCACTCGAAATACCGACGCAACAGTGGGCCAAGACCGCCAGCGCGCTCGAGCGCGCGAAGCGCATGCGCGAAGCGACGCTTGCCTTGCTTGACGAGGTTTATGCCGGGCATTGA
- a CDS encoding aldehyde dehydrogenase family protein, which translates to MDAKTILSDLGIAGIANEGDMTVTSPISGEIIGRVKRHTSADVDTALAQARSAFAVWRNVPAPRRGELVRLLGNRLREKKAALGRLVALEAGKILQEGLGEVQEMIDICDFAVGLSRQLYGLTIASERPGHRMAETWHPFGVCTIISAFNFPVAVWSWNAALALVCGNAVVWKPSEKTPLTALAVDRIMRDVLDEFGTAPAGLASVLIGDREVGAKLVADKRSDIVSATGSTEMGRAVGVEVARRFGRSILELGGNNAGIVSQTANRDLALRGILFSAVGTAGQRCTSLRRLFVHESIYDETVARLKDLYAKVPVGNPLNDGVLMGPLIDVQAFARMQDALEQAKGEGGKVFGGERVSVTGNENGYYVRPALVEMPAQSEVVLKETFAPILYVMRYTDFDDAIAANNAAAHGLSSCAFTTDLREAERFLSASGSDCGIANINIGPSGAEIGGAFGGEKETGGGRESGSDAWKAYMRRATNTINYSSELPLAQGIDFNLG; encoded by the coding sequence GTGGACGCCAAGACCATCCTCTCCGACCTCGGTATCGCAGGCATCGCGAACGAGGGCGACATGACTGTCACTTCGCCCATCAGCGGCGAAATCATCGGACGCGTGAAACGCCATACTTCTGCCGATGTCGATACCGCGCTTGCGCAAGCCCGCAGCGCATTTGCCGTGTGGCGCAACGTTCCGGCGCCGCGACGTGGCGAACTGGTGCGTTTGCTCGGCAATCGCCTGCGCGAAAAGAAGGCTGCGCTCGGCCGGCTCGTCGCGCTCGAAGCGGGCAAGATCCTGCAAGAGGGCCTGGGCGAAGTGCAGGAAATGATCGACATTTGCGACTTCGCCGTCGGCCTGTCGCGGCAACTGTATGGCCTGACGATCGCCTCCGAGCGGCCCGGTCATCGAATGGCGGAAACGTGGCATCCGTTCGGCGTCTGCACGATCATTTCTGCATTCAATTTTCCGGTCGCGGTGTGGTCGTGGAACGCGGCGCTTGCGCTCGTGTGCGGCAATGCGGTCGTTTGGAAGCCGTCGGAAAAGACGCCGCTTACCGCGCTCGCCGTCGATCGCATCATGCGCGATGTACTCGACGAGTTCGGCACCGCGCCGGCCGGCCTGGCATCGGTTCTGATCGGCGACCGTGAAGTGGGCGCGAAGCTCGTCGCGGACAAACGCTCCGATATCGTCAGCGCAACCGGCAGCACGGAAATGGGCCGCGCGGTGGGCGTGGAAGTGGCGCGCCGTTTCGGGCGCTCCATTCTCGAACTCGGCGGCAACAACGCGGGCATCGTCTCGCAGACGGCAAATCGCGACCTCGCGCTGCGCGGCATTCTGTTTTCGGCGGTCGGCACCGCGGGGCAGCGCTGCACGTCGCTGCGGCGTCTTTTCGTCCATGAGAGCATCTATGACGAAACCGTCGCTCGCCTCAAGGATTTGTATGCAAAAGTCCCGGTCGGCAATCCGTTGAACGACGGCGTGTTGATGGGACCGCTCATCGACGTGCAGGCTTTCGCGCGCATGCAGGACGCGCTGGAGCAGGCGAAGGGCGAGGGCGGCAAGGTGTTCGGCGGCGAACGCGTGAGCGTGACGGGTAACGAAAATGGCTATTACGTTCGTCCCGCGCTCGTCGAAATGCCCGCACAAAGCGAAGTCGTGCTGAAGGAAACCTTCGCGCCCATTCTTTACGTGATGCGCTACACCGATTTCGATGACGCCATCGCCGCGAACAACGCCGCCGCGCACGGCTTGTCCTCATGCGCCTTCACGACGGATCTGCGCGAGGCGGAGCGCTTTCTGTCGGCATCGGGCAGCGATTGCGGCATCGCCAATATCAACATCGGGCCGAGTGGCGCGGAGATCGGCGGCGCGTTCGGCGGCGAAAAGGAAACCGGCGGCGGACGCGAATCCGGCTCGGACGCGTGGAAGGCCTACATGCGGCGCGCGACCAACACGATCAACTATTCGTCGGAATTGCCGCTTGCACAGGGCATCGACTTCAATCTCGGCTAG
- a CDS encoding NIPSNAP family protein, producing MTLYDTVTLTVKIGTNAQVFENIKSSGEQAGARLLGCWYSDIGALGKVMVLRGYASEAALIDERRRLLLEGNPFGCGEFITDVEINSYALFPFLPPIEPAEHNGIYEMRVYGTKLASLQHTIDAWQNALPERTKRSPLIGAMYALDGTVPRFLNIWPYKSVDERSRIRAESVKDGVWPPKGGPAHLTTMESTIYVPAPFSPLR from the coding sequence ATGACCCTGTACGACACAGTCACACTCACCGTGAAGATCGGCACGAATGCGCAGGTCTTCGAAAACATCAAGTCGAGCGGCGAGCAAGCAGGCGCGCGCTTGCTCGGATGCTGGTATTCCGATATCGGTGCCTTGGGCAAGGTGATGGTCTTGCGCGGCTACGCTTCCGAAGCGGCACTGATCGATGAACGCAGGCGCCTTCTGCTCGAAGGCAATCCGTTCGGCTGCGGCGAATTCATTACGGATGTCGAAATAAATAGCTATGCGCTCTTTCCATTCCTGCCGCCAATCGAGCCTGCCGAACACAACGGCATCTATGAAATGCGCGTCTACGGCACGAAGCTCGCGAGCCTGCAGCACACCATCGACGCGTGGCAGAACGCCTTGCCCGAACGCACGAAGCGTTCGCCGTTGATCGGTGCAATGTACGCGCTCGATGGCACCGTGCCGCGTTTTCTGAACATCTGGCCGTACAAGAGCGTGGATGAACGCTCGCGTATTCGCGCGGAATCGGTGAAGGATGGCGTATGGCCGCCGAAGGGCGGACCCGCGCATCTGACGACGATGGAATCGACCATCTATGTGCCCGCACCGTTCTCGCCACTACGCTAA
- a CDS encoding LysR family transcriptional regulator: MTSRNLLRRLDLTTLQLFLAVFEEGTLTRAAEREAIAVSAASKRLLELEQAVGAVLFERKARGMELTPAGETLLHHARRVLRDVENIGIELAEHASGVRGYVRMMANLSAIVEFLPEDLRAFITVHDQIKIDLEERPSGGIVEGVLDSLVDLGICSGDADTRGLQSTHYRHDRLVIVTPGDHPLSQREHVTFADTLDFDHIGLHSASSINMRTHLAARQAGKALRLRIHVPGFDAVCRMVQAGMGVGVLPHRVFEAMGRQLGLAAVALDEEWAARSLVIVVRDTGALSPVSRLLFDHLRSVEAGT, translated from the coding sequence ATGACCTCTCGAAACCTGCTCCGGCGCCTCGACCTCACCACGCTGCAACTCTTTCTCGCGGTTTTCGAGGAAGGCACGCTCACACGCGCGGCGGAACGTGAAGCCATCGCGGTATCGGCGGCGAGCAAGCGGTTGCTGGAACTCGAGCAAGCGGTCGGCGCCGTGTTGTTCGAGCGCAAGGCGCGTGGAATGGAGCTCACGCCTGCGGGCGAAACGCTTCTACACCATGCGCGCCGCGTGTTGCGCGATGTCGAGAATATCGGCATCGAATTGGCGGAACATGCGAGCGGCGTGCGCGGTTATGTGCGGATGATGGCGAATCTTTCCGCCATCGTCGAATTCCTTCCGGAAGATTTGCGCGCGTTCATCACCGTGCACGATCAGATCAAGATCGATCTGGAGGAGCGGCCGAGCGGCGGCATCGTGGAAGGCGTGCTGGATAGTCTCGTCGATCTCGGCATTTGCTCGGGCGATGCCGACACGCGCGGACTTCAATCCACGCATTACCGCCATGACCGTCTCGTGATCGTGACGCCGGGCGATCATCCGCTGAGCCAACGTGAGCACGTCACTTTCGCCGATACGCTCGACTTCGACCATATTGGCCTGCATTCGGCCAGTTCCATCAACATGCGCACGCATCTGGCCGCGCGGCAAGCTGGCAAGGCGTTGCGGCTGCGCATTCATGTGCCGGGCTTCGACGCCGTTTGCCGCATGGTTCAGGCGGGCATGGGCGTGGGCGTGTTGCCGCATCGCGTATTCGAGGCGATGGGGCGACAGCTTGGACTCGCTGCCGTCGCGCTCGACGAGGAGTGGGCCGCGCGCAGCCTCGTGATCGTCGTGCGCGATACGGGCGCGTTGTCGCCAGTGAGCCGTCTTTTGTTCGATCATTTGCGATCGGTGGAAGCGGGCACATAG
- a CDS encoding PaaI family thioesterase, translating to MANLDLDNPFLEALGANLTAWRAGYAEFNMPIHAGHLNRQRILQGGAIATLLDAACGYAGLFTSGSTPIHGFTLSLTVNYLDRGIGDKVVAKGFLERQGRSVYFARGEAWIDERVMIASAQGTFKYAR from the coding sequence GTGGCGAACCTGGATCTGGACAATCCGTTTCTCGAAGCGCTTGGCGCGAACCTTACGGCATGGCGCGCCGGGTATGCAGAATTCAATATGCCAATTCACGCGGGGCATTTGAACCGTCAACGCATTCTTCAGGGCGGCGCGATCGCTACCTTGCTCGACGCCGCCTGCGGTTACGCGGGTCTTTTCACGAGCGGTTCCACGCCCATCCACGGGTTCACGCTTTCGCTCACGGTCAACTATCTGGATCGAGGTATTGGCGACAAGGTGGTCGCCAAAGGATTCCTTGAGCGACAGGGACGCTCGGTTTACTTTGCGCGCGGCGAAGCGTGGATAGACGAGCGCGTGATGATCGCAAGCGCGCAAGGCACGTTCAAGTACGCGCGCTGA
- a CDS encoding helix-turn-helix domain-containing protein: MSTLPAKNSTEQSAADLGRRVKHARTAQNLTLETASRLCGVSRSALSKIENGLMSPTFDVLQKIVRGLQIDLAELFGSAPAASASGRRALTRRDEGQRHAYRGYQMELLATELAHKAMLPFRIRISAHTLDAFDDWGRHEGEEFLYVISGSVCLYSELYAPTHLNAGDSIYFDSRTGHAAISASAEDAEVLWMATGAADVQ; this comes from the coding sequence ATGTCTACTTTGCCCGCCAAAAATTCGACTGAGCAATCCGCAGCCGATCTCGGACGACGGGTAAAGCACGCTCGCACCGCTCAGAATCTCACGCTGGAAACCGCGAGCCGGCTATGCGGCGTGTCGCGCTCGGCGTTGTCGAAGATCGAGAACGGCTTGATGTCGCCGACTTTCGATGTCTTGCAGAAGATAGTACGCGGCCTGCAGATCGATCTCGCGGAACTGTTCGGCAGCGCGCCCGCTGCCAGCGCAAGCGGCCGGCGCGCACTCACGCGACGCGACGAAGGGCAAAGGCACGCGTATCGCGGTTATCAGATGGAATTGCTGGCGACCGAGCTCGCGCACAAGGCGATGCTGCCGTTTCGCATCCGCATCTCGGCGCATACACTGGATGCCTTCGACGACTGGGGCCGTCACGAAGGCGAAGAGTTTTTGTACGTGATCAGCGGCAGCGTGTGCCTCTACTCGGAACTTTATGCGCCGACGCATCTGAATGCGGGCGACAGCATCTATTTCGACAGCCGCACGGGCCACGCGGCGATATCGGCCAGCGCGGAAGATGCCGAAGTTCTGTGGATGGCAACCGGTGCCGCCGACGTTCAATGA
- a CDS encoding IclR family transcriptional regulator — MAGNLERALSIIELLAKNGGRMPLAAIADTLSIPRSGTHRLLAMLIDEGYVRQDEDHGEYMLALKLVSLALIYLSTGGVLDVSQPVLDRLAAASGELARLGVVEDDHITFVGKAQGAKSGLRYDPDMGSQPPLHCTASGQAWLSSLTDEEALELVSKQGGLGKPGQGGPKAPKTIQQFLTDLRAARERGYGIASETYEAGMTSMAAPIHHPMTGVVVGVVSLAGPTSRLPETRLKELAPALLEAASDMSAATLSSPYFKRPLTQAPVVAEAPAPAGKKRAKSALVQ; from the coding sequence ATGGCAGGAAATCTTGAGCGCGCGTTGTCCATCATCGAACTGCTGGCGAAGAACGGCGGACGCATGCCGCTTGCCGCCATCGCGGATACCTTGAGCATTCCCCGCAGCGGCACGCATCGCCTGCTCGCGATGTTGATCGACGAAGGCTACGTGCGCCAGGACGAGGATCACGGCGAGTACATGCTCGCGCTGAAGCTCGTGTCGCTTGCGCTGATCTATCTCTCGACGGGCGGCGTGCTCGATGTGTCGCAACCGGTGCTCGACCGCCTCGCGGCGGCGTCGGGCGAACTGGCGCGGCTTGGCGTCGTGGAGGACGATCACATCACCTTCGTCGGCAAGGCGCAGGGCGCGAAGTCCGGGCTGCGCTACGACCCGGACATGGGCAGCCAGCCGCCCTTGCATTGCACGGCAAGCGGACAGGCGTGGTTGTCGTCGTTGACCGATGAGGAAGCGCTCGAACTCGTGTCGAAGCAAGGCGGACTCGGCAAGCCCGGACAAGGCGGTCCGAAGGCGCCGAAGACGATTCAGCAGTTCCTGACCGACTTGCGCGCGGCGCGCGAACGCGGTTACGGCATCGCGAGCGAAACCTACGAAGCCGGCATGACGTCGATGGCCGCGCCGATTCATCATCCTATGACGGGCGTGGTCGTGGGTGTCGTCAGTCTCGCGGGCCCGACGAGCCGTTTGCCGGAAACGCGTCTGAAAGAGCTCGCGCCCGCGCTGCTCGAAGCGGCATCCGATATGAGCGCGGCAACCTTGAGCTCGCCTTATTTCAAGCGGCCGCTGACTCAAGCTCCGGTCGTTGCCGAAGCACCGGCGCCTGCTGGCAAGAAGCGGGCAAAAAGCGCTCTCGTTCAATAA
- a CDS encoding hydroxymethylglutaryl-CoA lyase produces the protein MNDDRLLVQEVAPRDGLQIESKWVETADKIALIDGLSACGFTRIEAGSFVSPKAIPALRDGEAVFKGIERQEGVIYVALVPNVKGAQRALDANADELNLVMSASQTHNRANMRMSCEASLEGFGDIVALAQGTKAMLNATVATAFGCPFEGHIDEDRVVSIVRAYRELGIDGITLADTTGMANPRQVARLVTRVLEQVPAAALTLHFHNTRGLGLANVLAAYNAGARRFDAALGGLGGCPFAPGASGNICSEDLVNMCDEMGIPTGVDLQKLITLSRTLPALVGHDVPGQVAKAGRNCDLHPVPDYVRAI, from the coding sequence ATGAACGATGATCGTTTGCTCGTTCAGGAAGTCGCGCCGCGCGACGGCTTGCAGATCGAATCGAAATGGGTCGAGACTGCCGACAAGATTGCATTGATCGATGGTCTCTCGGCGTGCGGCTTCACGCGCATCGAAGCGGGCTCGTTTGTATCGCCGAAAGCCATTCCTGCGTTGCGTGATGGCGAGGCCGTGTTCAAGGGCATCGAGCGTCAAGAAGGCGTGATCTATGTCGCGCTGGTGCCGAACGTGAAGGGCGCGCAGCGTGCGCTCGATGCGAACGCCGACGAACTGAACCTCGTGATGTCTGCAAGCCAGACGCACAATCGCGCCAACATGCGCATGAGTTGCGAGGCATCGCTCGAGGGCTTCGGGGATATCGTCGCGCTCGCGCAAGGTACGAAGGCCATGCTCAATGCAACGGTTGCCACCGCGTTCGGCTGTCCGTTCGAAGGGCATATCGATGAAGACCGCGTGGTGTCGATCGTGCGGGCATATCGCGAGTTGGGTATCGATGGCATCACGCTTGCCGATACGACGGGCATGGCGAATCCGCGACAGGTCGCGCGGCTCGTTACGCGCGTGCTGGAGCAAGTGCCGGCCGCTGCGTTGACGTTGCATTTTCATAATACGCGAGGGCTAGGCCTTGCCAACGTACTCGCCGCATACAACGCAGGCGCACGCCGGTTCGATGCCGCGCTCGGCGGCCTGGGTGGTTGTCCATTCGCGCCGGGTGCATCGGGAAACATCTGTAGCGAAGACCTCGTGAACATGTGCGACGAGATGGGCATACCCACAGGCGTCGATTTGCAGAAGCTCATCACGTTGTCACGCACTTTGCCTGCGCTCGTCGGCCATGACGTGCCGGGACAAGTCGCGAAGGCAGGACGCAACTGCGACCTGCATCCGGTTCCCGATTACGTGCGTGCAATCTGA